In Methanobacteriales archaeon HGW-Methanobacteriales-1, the following are encoded in one genomic region:
- a CDS encoding sigmaK-factor processing regulatory BofA, with protein sequence MEILDIMTLIVIGTFIIVLGLFGIKMLLKLGRAGLTIIFNMILGIIFLFVVNLLPIVKIPINLLTVLVAGFGGIIGVGVLVIAKSMGLY encoded by the coding sequence ATGGAAATCCTCGATATAATGACATTAATTGTTATAGGAACATTTATAATCGTTTTAGGATTATTTGGAATTAAAATGCTCCTTAAATTAGGAAGAGCTGGATTAACAATAATTTTTAATATGATTCTAGGAATTATATTTCTTTTTGTAGTAAATCTGTTACCAATTGTTAAAATACCGATAAATCTATTGACTGTCCTGGTAGCTGGTTTTGGGGGAATAATTGGAGTTGGTGTTTTAGTTATAGCCAAATCCATGGGCCTTTATTGA